One genomic region from Augochlora pura isolate Apur16 chromosome 7, APUR_v2.2.1, whole genome shotgun sequence encodes:
- the Metro gene encoding membrane palmitoylated protein 7-like protein metro isoform X1 has translation MTAALVMENVNWDPALSRLLNSLQENKSEIPSCTDEEFGFLSDLLQSKELNALVNVHNKIVNNVKDDKFFPVLSNSMDIDIEVLDLLSTKTHISKECKELFHLLQKPHIQGLLCAHDAVAQKDYYPRLPEIPLEVDEDEETVKIVQLVKSNETLCGTGLEPIVGATLKTCEVTGKIVIARIMHGGAADRSGLIHVGDEICEVNGISVEGKTPNCVLQILQNSEGTITFKIVPADSKGGFRESKVRVRAHFSYKAWDDLYIPCKEAGLDFTKGDVLHIVSQDDAYWWQARREGDRNTRAGLIPSRALQERRIILERQQGDETRDDNISLCSVPVPLPSLCPRPSTSLHASPTKCNLQGVKTKKIMYVAAENDDFDREEIPTYEEVAKLYPRPGLYRPVVLIGPPGVGRNELKRRLMAADPDKYKTPVPYTSRPPRPGEINGKEYHFVTREKMEEEIAAGKFIEYGEYKGNLYGTSSESVSSLINAGYVCLLNPHYQALKMLRTPQTKPYVIYIKPPRLEILKETRNDAKARSTFDERNSRGFTNEEYHEILHSAARIEFLYSHLFDEVIINADLPMAFEQLVNAVHRVESEPLWVPASWVQ, from the exons ATGACAGCGGCGCTCGTCATGGAAAACGTGAATTGGGATCCCG CGTTGTCCAGGCTCCTGAACTCCCTTCAGGAGAACAAAAGCGAAATACCGAGCTGCACGGACGAGGAGTTCGGCTTCCTCAGCGATCTGCTGCAGTCCAAGGAATTGAACGCGTTGGTCAACGTCcacaataaaattgtgaacaaTGTCAAGGACGACAAGTTTTTCCCGGTTCTATCCAACTCCATGGACATCGACATCGAGGTTCTGGACCTGTTGTCGACCAAAACGCACATTTCAAAAGAGTGCAAGGAGCTCTTTCACCTTCTCCAAAAGCCGCACATACAG GGTCTTTTGTGCGCACACGATGCGGTCGCCCAGAAAGACTACTACCCTCGTTTGCCAGAAATCCCTCTGGAGGTGGACGAAGACGAGGAAACGGTGAAGATCGTGCAGTTGGTGAAGTCGAACGAGACCCTG TGTGGCACCGGCCTTGAACCGATCGTG GGGGCGACCTTAAAAACGTGCGAAGTCACCGGCAAGATCGTGATAGCTCGAATAATGCACGGTGGCGCGGCCGATAGATCCGGCCTCATTCACGTCGGAGACGAGATTTGCGAGGTCAACGGCATCAGCGTCGAAGGGAAGACTCCCAACTGTGTTCTCCAAATACTG CAAAATTCCGAAGGTACGATCACGTTTAAAATAGTCCCGGCGGACAGCAAAGGAGGTTTCCGGGAGAGTAAG GTTCGAGTCCGAGCGCATTTTTCGTACAAGGCGTGGGACGATCTGTACATACCTTGCAAAGAGGCTGGACTCGACTTTACCAAGGGTGACGTTCTTCACATCGTCAGCCAGGATGACGCTTATTG GTGGCAGGCGAGACGCGAGGGTGATCGAAATACGAGAGCTGGCTTGATCCCCAGTAGAGCTCTTCAGGAAAGACGAATTATCCTCGAGAGGCAACAGGGGGATGAAACTCGTGACGACAATATAA GCTTGTGTTCTGTTCCAGTGCCTTTGCCTTCATTGTGCCCCCGTCCCAGTACCTCTTTGCACGCCTCGCCCACAAAGTGCAACTTGCAGGGagtaaaaactaaaaaaatcaTGTATGTAGCTGCAGAGAACGACGATTTCGACCGAGAAGAAATTCCGACCTACGAAGAGGTCGCGAAGCTCTACCCGAGACCAGGTCTATACCGGCCGGTGGTTCTGATCGGGCCACCGGGAGTCGGCAGGAACGAGCTCAAGAGGCGACTCATGGCCGCCGATCCCGATAAGTACAAGACGCCCGTGCCTT ATACCTCGAGACCACCGAGACCGGGCGAGATCAACGGCAAAGAGTACCATTTCGTGACCCGCGAAAAGATGGAGGAGGAGATCGCCGCCGGCAAGTTTATAGAATACGGCGAGTACAAGGGTAACCTGTACGGTACCAGTTCCGAGAGCGTTAGCTCCCTCATAAACGCCGGCTACGTGTGCCTCTTGAACCCGCACTATCAAGCCCTCAAGATGCTACGAACGCCGCAAACGAAGCCGTACGTGATATACATTAAACCGCCGAGGCTCGAAATATTGAAGGAGACTAGGAACGACGCCAAAGCTAGGTCGACCTTCGATGAGCGCAACTCCCGCGGCTTCACG AACGAAGAGTACCATGAGATCCTGCACAGCGCAGCCAGGATAGAGTTTCTCTACTCGCATCTGTTCGACGAGGTGATAATAAATGCTGACCTCCCGATGGCGTTCGAGCAACTGGTCAACGCGGTTCACCGAGTAGAATCGGAGCCGCTCTGGGTACCTGCTTCGTGGGTTCAATAA
- the Metro gene encoding membrane palmitoylated protein 7-like protein metro isoform X2: MTAALVMENVNWDPALSRLLNSLQENKSEIPSCTDEEFGFLSDLLQSKELNALVNVHNKIVNNVKDDKFFPVLSNSMDIDIEVLDLLSTKTHISKECKELFHLLQKPHIQGLLCAHDAVAQKDYYPRLPEIPLEVDEDEETVKIVQLVKSNETLGATLKTCEVTGKIVIARIMHGGAADRSGLIHVGDEICEVNGISVEGKTPNCVLQILQNSEGTITFKIVPADSKGGFRESKVRVRAHFSYKAWDDLYIPCKEAGLDFTKGDVLHIVSQDDAYWWQARREGDRNTRAGLIPSRALQERRIILERQQGDETRDDNISLCSVPVPLPSLCPRPSTSLHASPTKCNLQGVKTKKIMYVAAENDDFDREEIPTYEEVAKLYPRPGLYRPVVLIGPPGVGRNELKRRLMAADPDKYKTPVPYTSRPPRPGEINGKEYHFVTREKMEEEIAAGKFIEYGEYKGNLYGTSSESVSSLINAGYVCLLNPHYQALKMLRTPQTKPYVIYIKPPRLEILKETRNDAKARSTFDERNSRGFTNEEYHEILHSAARIEFLYSHLFDEVIINADLPMAFEQLVNAVHRVESEPLWVPASWVQ; this comes from the exons ATGACAGCGGCGCTCGTCATGGAAAACGTGAATTGGGATCCCG CGTTGTCCAGGCTCCTGAACTCCCTTCAGGAGAACAAAAGCGAAATACCGAGCTGCACGGACGAGGAGTTCGGCTTCCTCAGCGATCTGCTGCAGTCCAAGGAATTGAACGCGTTGGTCAACGTCcacaataaaattgtgaacaaTGTCAAGGACGACAAGTTTTTCCCGGTTCTATCCAACTCCATGGACATCGACATCGAGGTTCTGGACCTGTTGTCGACCAAAACGCACATTTCAAAAGAGTGCAAGGAGCTCTTTCACCTTCTCCAAAAGCCGCACATACAG GGTCTTTTGTGCGCACACGATGCGGTCGCCCAGAAAGACTACTACCCTCGTTTGCCAGAAATCCCTCTGGAGGTGGACGAAGACGAGGAAACGGTGAAGATCGTGCAGTTGGTGAAGTCGAACGAGACCCTG GGGGCGACCTTAAAAACGTGCGAAGTCACCGGCAAGATCGTGATAGCTCGAATAATGCACGGTGGCGCGGCCGATAGATCCGGCCTCATTCACGTCGGAGACGAGATTTGCGAGGTCAACGGCATCAGCGTCGAAGGGAAGACTCCCAACTGTGTTCTCCAAATACTG CAAAATTCCGAAGGTACGATCACGTTTAAAATAGTCCCGGCGGACAGCAAAGGAGGTTTCCGGGAGAGTAAG GTTCGAGTCCGAGCGCATTTTTCGTACAAGGCGTGGGACGATCTGTACATACCTTGCAAAGAGGCTGGACTCGACTTTACCAAGGGTGACGTTCTTCACATCGTCAGCCAGGATGACGCTTATTG GTGGCAGGCGAGACGCGAGGGTGATCGAAATACGAGAGCTGGCTTGATCCCCAGTAGAGCTCTTCAGGAAAGACGAATTATCCTCGAGAGGCAACAGGGGGATGAAACTCGTGACGACAATATAA GCTTGTGTTCTGTTCCAGTGCCTTTGCCTTCATTGTGCCCCCGTCCCAGTACCTCTTTGCACGCCTCGCCCACAAAGTGCAACTTGCAGGGagtaaaaactaaaaaaatcaTGTATGTAGCTGCAGAGAACGACGATTTCGACCGAGAAGAAATTCCGACCTACGAAGAGGTCGCGAAGCTCTACCCGAGACCAGGTCTATACCGGCCGGTGGTTCTGATCGGGCCACCGGGAGTCGGCAGGAACGAGCTCAAGAGGCGACTCATGGCCGCCGATCCCGATAAGTACAAGACGCCCGTGCCTT ATACCTCGAGACCACCGAGACCGGGCGAGATCAACGGCAAAGAGTACCATTTCGTGACCCGCGAAAAGATGGAGGAGGAGATCGCCGCCGGCAAGTTTATAGAATACGGCGAGTACAAGGGTAACCTGTACGGTACCAGTTCCGAGAGCGTTAGCTCCCTCATAAACGCCGGCTACGTGTGCCTCTTGAACCCGCACTATCAAGCCCTCAAGATGCTACGAACGCCGCAAACGAAGCCGTACGTGATATACATTAAACCGCCGAGGCTCGAAATATTGAAGGAGACTAGGAACGACGCCAAAGCTAGGTCGACCTTCGATGAGCGCAACTCCCGCGGCTTCACG AACGAAGAGTACCATGAGATCCTGCACAGCGCAGCCAGGATAGAGTTTCTCTACTCGCATCTGTTCGACGAGGTGATAATAAATGCTGACCTCCCGATGGCGTTCGAGCAACTGGTCAACGCGGTTCACCGAGTAGAATCGGAGCCGCTCTGGGTACCTGCTTCGTGGGTTCAATAA
- the Metro gene encoding membrane palmitoylated protein 7-like protein metro isoform X4, translated as MTAALVMENVNWDPALSRLLNSLQENKSEIPSCTDEEFGFLSDLLQSKELNALVNVHNKIVNNVKDDKFFPVLSNSMDIDIEVLDLLSTKTHISKECKELFHLLQKPHIQGLLCAHDAVAQKDYYPRLPEIPLEVDEDEETVKIVQLVKSNETLCGTGLEPIVGATLKTCEVTGKIVIARIMHGGAADRSGLIHVGDEICEVNGISVEGKTPNCVLQILQNSEGTITFKIVPADSKGGFRESKVRVRAHFSYKAWDDLYIPCKEAGLDFTKGDVLHIVSQDDAYWWQARREGDRNTRAGLIPSRALQERRIILERQQGDETRDDNINTSRPPRPGEINGKEYHFVTREKMEEEIAAGKFIEYGEYKGNLYGTSSESVSSLINAGYVCLLNPHYQALKMLRTPQTKPYVIYIKPPRLEILKETRNDAKARSTFDERNSRGFTNEEYHEILHSAARIEFLYSHLFDEVIINADLPMAFEQLVNAVHRVESEPLWVPASWVQ; from the exons ATGACAGCGGCGCTCGTCATGGAAAACGTGAATTGGGATCCCG CGTTGTCCAGGCTCCTGAACTCCCTTCAGGAGAACAAAAGCGAAATACCGAGCTGCACGGACGAGGAGTTCGGCTTCCTCAGCGATCTGCTGCAGTCCAAGGAATTGAACGCGTTGGTCAACGTCcacaataaaattgtgaacaaTGTCAAGGACGACAAGTTTTTCCCGGTTCTATCCAACTCCATGGACATCGACATCGAGGTTCTGGACCTGTTGTCGACCAAAACGCACATTTCAAAAGAGTGCAAGGAGCTCTTTCACCTTCTCCAAAAGCCGCACATACAG GGTCTTTTGTGCGCACACGATGCGGTCGCCCAGAAAGACTACTACCCTCGTTTGCCAGAAATCCCTCTGGAGGTGGACGAAGACGAGGAAACGGTGAAGATCGTGCAGTTGGTGAAGTCGAACGAGACCCTG TGTGGCACCGGCCTTGAACCGATCGTG GGGGCGACCTTAAAAACGTGCGAAGTCACCGGCAAGATCGTGATAGCTCGAATAATGCACGGTGGCGCGGCCGATAGATCCGGCCTCATTCACGTCGGAGACGAGATTTGCGAGGTCAACGGCATCAGCGTCGAAGGGAAGACTCCCAACTGTGTTCTCCAAATACTG CAAAATTCCGAAGGTACGATCACGTTTAAAATAGTCCCGGCGGACAGCAAAGGAGGTTTCCGGGAGAGTAAG GTTCGAGTCCGAGCGCATTTTTCGTACAAGGCGTGGGACGATCTGTACATACCTTGCAAAGAGGCTGGACTCGACTTTACCAAGGGTGACGTTCTTCACATCGTCAGCCAGGATGACGCTTATTG GTGGCAGGCGAGACGCGAGGGTGATCGAAATACGAGAGCTGGCTTGATCCCCAGTAGAGCTCTTCAGGAAAGACGAATTATCCTCGAGAGGCAACAGGGGGATGAAACTCGTGACGACAATATAA ATACCTCGAGACCACCGAGACCGGGCGAGATCAACGGCAAAGAGTACCATTTCGTGACCCGCGAAAAGATGGAGGAGGAGATCGCCGCCGGCAAGTTTATAGAATACGGCGAGTACAAGGGTAACCTGTACGGTACCAGTTCCGAGAGCGTTAGCTCCCTCATAAACGCCGGCTACGTGTGCCTCTTGAACCCGCACTATCAAGCCCTCAAGATGCTACGAACGCCGCAAACGAAGCCGTACGTGATATACATTAAACCGCCGAGGCTCGAAATATTGAAGGAGACTAGGAACGACGCCAAAGCTAGGTCGACCTTCGATGAGCGCAACTCCCGCGGCTTCACG AACGAAGAGTACCATGAGATCCTGCACAGCGCAGCCAGGATAGAGTTTCTCTACTCGCATCTGTTCGACGAGGTGATAATAAATGCTGACCTCCCGATGGCGTTCGAGCAACTGGTCAACGCGGTTCACCGAGTAGAATCGGAGCCGCTCTGGGTACCTGCTTCGTGGGTTCAATAA
- the Metro gene encoding membrane palmitoylated protein 7-like protein metro isoform X3, which produces MTAALVMENVNWDPALSRLLNSLQENKSEIPSCTDEEFGFLSDLLQSKELNALVNVHNKIVNNVKDDKFFPVLSNSMDIDIEVLDLLSTKTHISKECKELFHLLQKPHIQGLLCAHDAVAQKDYYPRLPEIPLEVDEDEETVKIVQLVKSNETLCGTGLEPIVGATLKTCEVTGKIVIARIMHGGAADRSGLIHVGDEICEVNGISVEGKTPNCVLQILQNSEGTITFKIVPADSKGGFRESKVRVRAHFSYKAWDDLYIPCKEAGLDFTKGDVLHIVSQDDAYWWQARREGDRNTRAGLIPSRALQERRIILERQQGDETRDDNITAENDDFDREEIPTYEEVAKLYPRPGLYRPVVLIGPPGVGRNELKRRLMAADPDKYKTPVPYTSRPPRPGEINGKEYHFVTREKMEEEIAAGKFIEYGEYKGNLYGTSSESVSSLINAGYVCLLNPHYQALKMLRTPQTKPYVIYIKPPRLEILKETRNDAKARSTFDERNSRGFTNEEYHEILHSAARIEFLYSHLFDEVIINADLPMAFEQLVNAVHRVESEPLWVPASWVQ; this is translated from the exons ATGACAGCGGCGCTCGTCATGGAAAACGTGAATTGGGATCCCG CGTTGTCCAGGCTCCTGAACTCCCTTCAGGAGAACAAAAGCGAAATACCGAGCTGCACGGACGAGGAGTTCGGCTTCCTCAGCGATCTGCTGCAGTCCAAGGAATTGAACGCGTTGGTCAACGTCcacaataaaattgtgaacaaTGTCAAGGACGACAAGTTTTTCCCGGTTCTATCCAACTCCATGGACATCGACATCGAGGTTCTGGACCTGTTGTCGACCAAAACGCACATTTCAAAAGAGTGCAAGGAGCTCTTTCACCTTCTCCAAAAGCCGCACATACAG GGTCTTTTGTGCGCACACGATGCGGTCGCCCAGAAAGACTACTACCCTCGTTTGCCAGAAATCCCTCTGGAGGTGGACGAAGACGAGGAAACGGTGAAGATCGTGCAGTTGGTGAAGTCGAACGAGACCCTG TGTGGCACCGGCCTTGAACCGATCGTG GGGGCGACCTTAAAAACGTGCGAAGTCACCGGCAAGATCGTGATAGCTCGAATAATGCACGGTGGCGCGGCCGATAGATCCGGCCTCATTCACGTCGGAGACGAGATTTGCGAGGTCAACGGCATCAGCGTCGAAGGGAAGACTCCCAACTGTGTTCTCCAAATACTG CAAAATTCCGAAGGTACGATCACGTTTAAAATAGTCCCGGCGGACAGCAAAGGAGGTTTCCGGGAGAGTAAG GTTCGAGTCCGAGCGCATTTTTCGTACAAGGCGTGGGACGATCTGTACATACCTTGCAAAGAGGCTGGACTCGACTTTACCAAGGGTGACGTTCTTCACATCGTCAGCCAGGATGACGCTTATTG GTGGCAGGCGAGACGCGAGGGTGATCGAAATACGAGAGCTGGCTTGATCCCCAGTAGAGCTCTTCAGGAAAGACGAATTATCCTCGAGAGGCAACAGGGGGATGAAACTCGTGACGACAATATAA CTGCAGAGAACGACGATTTCGACCGAGAAGAAATTCCGACCTACGAAGAGGTCGCGAAGCTCTACCCGAGACCAGGTCTATACCGGCCGGTGGTTCTGATCGGGCCACCGGGAGTCGGCAGGAACGAGCTCAAGAGGCGACTCATGGCCGCCGATCCCGATAAGTACAAGACGCCCGTGCCTT ATACCTCGAGACCACCGAGACCGGGCGAGATCAACGGCAAAGAGTACCATTTCGTGACCCGCGAAAAGATGGAGGAGGAGATCGCCGCCGGCAAGTTTATAGAATACGGCGAGTACAAGGGTAACCTGTACGGTACCAGTTCCGAGAGCGTTAGCTCCCTCATAAACGCCGGCTACGTGTGCCTCTTGAACCCGCACTATCAAGCCCTCAAGATGCTACGAACGCCGCAAACGAAGCCGTACGTGATATACATTAAACCGCCGAGGCTCGAAATATTGAAGGAGACTAGGAACGACGCCAAAGCTAGGTCGACCTTCGATGAGCGCAACTCCCGCGGCTTCACG AACGAAGAGTACCATGAGATCCTGCACAGCGCAGCCAGGATAGAGTTTCTCTACTCGCATCTGTTCGACGAGGTGATAATAAATGCTGACCTCCCGATGGCGTTCGAGCAACTGGTCAACGCGGTTCACCGAGTAGAATCGGAGCCGCTCTGGGTACCTGCTTCGTGGGTTCAATAA